The Indicator indicator isolate 239-I01 chromosome 41, UM_Iind_1.1, whole genome shotgun sequence genomic sequence ctgctctgctttgggggCCCTTAAGCCGAGCTCAATAAACCCTGCCGCAGACAACGGGACCGGCGGGGGGAGCACCCCCCCGGTGGGGCTGGCCCAAGGGGGGCACCCAGACCCACCCccacctgctgtggcagggtcACCTCAGTGTGTCCCCAAAACATGGGGGGGGGAGGCTTAGTGCTGACCTCAGCCCCCCGCCATGGTCACCCAAACCCCACAGCTATGGGGCACAgatcccccccccgcccccagcccCGGGGAAGGCAGCCCTGGAAATGACGGGGTGCAGCTCGGGGGGGTTGGGGGCGTCCCCACCATCCCGGGCGGTGTGGGGGTAAGGAATCCCCCAGCGCTGGGCAGCGAAGCGGTTAAGGGAGGGGTGAGGGTGTGACGGGGATGGGATCCCACCCCCGGGGGCTGGCCCGGGGGTGCTTATAAAGGTGTAAGCGGGTGGCCCCCCGGGGAGGGGAGCGGGGCCGCGGAGGGCAGCGGGGGTCAGGCCATGCTGGAGCTGCGTTCGTCCTCCTTCTGGAGGGCCATCCTGGCCGagttcctgggcagcctcctctaTGCCCTAATGGGGCTGGGGGCTTCCCTGCGTTGGGTTCCGGGTCCCCCCAGCGTCCTGGGGGCTGCCCTGGCCTTTGGCTTGGCCCAAGCCACAGTGGTGCAGGCGCTGGGTCCCGTCAGCGGGGGTCACATCAACCCTGCCATCACCTTGGCTTTCCTGATGGCCTCGCAGCTCTCCCTGCTCCGTGCCCTGGGCTacctcctggcacagctgctgggggCACTGGCCGGGGCTGGGGTGCTCTACGGGCTGACACCGGCCCCCGTTCGTGGCACCCTTGGCCTCACTGCGGTGAGATggggcaggggggcttggagcagcttggggaggtggaaggaggcagggaggatgCAGGGAATTGGGGCTGCAAGAGGAGTTTTGGGGTTCTgtgagaggtgatggaggtgagagATGCTGAGCTGAAGGTTCCGGGGGGCACTGGGCGGCGGGGGGGGGGCAACGGGAGATtagtggaggtgctggggggggtTTGAGGTACTGAGGGGTAGgaagtggggagggggagcctGCGAGAGGGGTTTTGGGGTGCTGTGGGGGTGTACTGGGGTTCAGAGATGCCAAACGGGGCTTTGGGGTGCTATGGGGGGGGGGTGTAAAGAGGGTTATGGGGTTTGGAGGTGCTGAACTGGGACTTTGGGGTGCTATAATGGGAGGTTATGGGGTTTGGAGATGCTGAActggggttttggggtgctATGGGGGGTGTAAAGGGGGTTATGGGTTTTGAAGATGCTGAActggggttttggggtgctATGGGGGGCAATGGGGAATGAGGGGATGCAGGAGGTGCTTGAGGTTTGGGATGTTGCAGGGGATAAGTGTCCAGGAAGTGGTTGGGGGTCGAGCAGGGATTTGGGGTGCAGttgggctgggggggaggggctTGGGGGTCCTAGGGAAATGTTTGGGAGGGTCGGTGGGGTGCTGAGCGCCCCTCCCCTCGCAGCTGCACCCCGGTGTGGGGCCAGGCCAGGGGAcggtggtggagctgctgctgaccgcCCAGTTCGTGCTCTGCGTCTTGGCCAGCTTCGATGAGCGGCAGGATGGGCGCCCGGGCTCGGCCGCGCTGCCCGTGGGCTTCTCCCTCGCCCTAGGCCACATCTTCGGGGTAAGGGTGGTccctgggggggtgggggaaagggaaaaagggggtGCCTGGGGCGATGGTGGCAGCCGGCTGGCACCCCCCTGCCGTCCTCCCCCAGATCCACTACACGGGGGCCGGCATGAACCCCGCGCGTTCCTTCGCCCCCGCGGTCATCACCCGGAGCTTTGCCAACCACTGGGTAAGTGTGGTGGGGGTCCTCCCCGCGACCCCCAATCTCCCCCTGCTCGTCCCCATCCTGCCCCACTCACCATCTCTGCACCAACGGGGGGGCAGTTGCTGGAACTGTCCTGGTgacagcagcaccccaggggggctgggggctgcgcAGGCAGGGCACAAAGAGAGCCCCCCCCGAGCCCTGCTGTCCCCCCAACATCTCACAGCTGCctcttgcttctgctgcctcctggcactgggatgagggtgctgagaccccCACAGGGGTGGGGACGTGGGTGCTGAGACCCCCATAGGGGTGGTGACGTGGGTGCTGAGACCCCCACAGGGGTGGGGACGTGGGTGCTATGCTCCAGAGGGTAAGGGGCAGTGCTGGACCCCCAAAACTGGGGACCCCCCAGAGCCCTGTAGGTAGGGATGGGGGGTGCAGAACCCTGAAACCAGGGACCCCCAgagctggggaccccagagcccAGGGACTCCCTGAGTCCCAGAGACCAGGGCAGGTGATGCTGGGGACCCTTGAAGCTGGGGACCCCTAAAGCTGGGGAATCCAGAGCCTCATAGGCTGGGGCGGGGGGTGCTGGACCCCTGAACCCGGGGATCCCCAAAGCTGGGGAACCTGGCAGGCTGGGACAGAGGGTGCTGGACCCCCCAAATTAGGGACTCTCAGAGCTGGGAACCCCAGAACCTCACTAACCAGGGCAGGTTGGTTCCAGCTCCCATCGGGAGAGGggttgggggtttgggggggggctTCCTTCACTCTGCCGGGGGGGATGTCGGTACCGGGGTGCCCACATCGGCCCCCATGTCCCCCGCCAGGTGTACTGGGCGGGCCCGCTGCTGGGGGCGGCGCTGGGCTCGGTGCTTTACGAGTTTGTGCTGTGCCCGCGGCCGCGGAGCTTGGCCGAGCGCCTGGCCGCGCTCAAAGGAGAGCCTCCCGCCGTTACCGAGCCGCCGCCGGAGCCACCGGCGGAGCCGCTGGAGCTGAAGACCCAGGGGCTATAAAGCGGGATCTGTCCGGTCGCCACGGTGTGTCCCcgttctccctctccccctcccccccgccatCCCCGGGAATGCCACCGGGGATGCCACCGGGGATGCCGCGGTGCGTGTGGTGCGTGTGTGTGAGGAGCGGCCGGCAACCGGGAACCGGGAACTGGCGACCGGCAAGCGGGACCCGACGGGGAACCGGCAACAGGGAAACAACTGGGAACCGGGGAACCAGCAACCGGGAACTGGCAACTGGGAACCGGCAACAGGGAACCGGGGAGCTGGGAACCAGGGCACCGGCCTGACATAACCGGGATGGACCGTACCGGGTCGGGgccgcccccgccccgccccggcgGGAGTTCTGTGTTCGGTGAATTAAACCTGCTCTTTTATTTTGgtaactgctgctgctcctatATGGGGCTGGGGGCGCCGGGGGGGCTGAGCTGGCTTCTTCCCCACCATAACCTGGGCTCCTGCTccgctctgcgctggactcctCCTCGCCGAGGCTCCTTCTGCACCGGGGACcgggctgcagctgtggccgCGCtgggctcctcctctcccctaaAACgggactgggctgggctgggctccgTCTCCACACTCAAATGGCATGGAGCTGGCCTGgatcccttctccagacccctgtGGAACCCTGCAGAGACATACAGACTCCAGCAGACCCCCAGGGACCCAAACAGACCCCAGCAGACCCCCAGTGACCCAAACAGACCCCAGCAGAACGCAGGAAGCCCTGAGAGACCCCTGCAGATCCCATGGACCCCCTAGAGAGGCCAGCAGACCCTTGCAGACCCCTCCAGATCCCTGCAGACCCCTCCTCAACCCTCCAGAAACCTCCTGACATCTACAGACGTCTTCTAACCCCTCCAGACCACTCCTgaccccccccagacccctgcTGTCCCCTCTTGACCTGTAACAGaaccctgcagccactgcagacCCCCCAAACCCTGAGCCCCCCCCACCGTGATGTTTTGTCCCCCCCCCAGCTGTCATGGACCCCCCACCATGTTCTCCTGGGACTGAGGACCCCTCCCCACCATTGTGTCTTGGGACCACCCAGGCTCTGAGACCCCCTCCCCATGCCCAAGGACCCCCCATGGTGTTCTGGGACCCCCCTCAGCTGCCAGTCTCCCCCCCCCCTCGATATCCTAGGACCCCCCCAGTCCTGACCCCCCCATGCTGCCCTGGCCCCCCCAGGCcgcagtgcctgcagtgctctcGCACTCGCTGGGCGGGGGCCGGCGCGCGCCGCCCGCATTTCTGTGGCTTTCAACCCAAAACTGTCAGGAGTCGCCCGGAGGCGCCCGCGGCCCGGGGGGAGGGGTCGGGAAGGGGTTAGGGGGTGTCCCGGGGGGGCTGCCCCCATCCCGGTTTCACCAGCACCCACCCCAGTGCCTCCAGCACCCATCCCAGTTCCTCCATTCCCTCCCAGACTGGTCCCAGTGTTCCCTTTCCTCATCCCAGTGGTCCCATTCCCCTCTCCCAGTTTGCCTCCTCACTGGTTCCCTGTCCTGCGGCCCCAGTGCTGAcagatggggacagggacagggttgggaaaggacaggacaggatggggacaaggACAAGGGTTGGGGACATTGCTGGGGACAGGAGAGGGCTGGGGTGagcacagggacagagctggggACCCTGATGgggacagagctggggaagggacagGAGATAGGGGCAGGGTTTGGGAcaggagagagttggggtcaGGACAGGGTTGGGGTGAGGACAGGGCCAGACCTGGAGACCCTACTGGGGCCAGGCCAGGCCactgctggggacagggttgGGGACACTGTTGATGACACAatagggctggggacagggctggggacagggctggggacaggacaGGGTTGGGGACAGGACACTTTTGGGGACAGGGTTGGGGACACTGATGGGGACAGGACAGGGTTGGAGACAGGACACTTTTGGGGACAGGGTTGGGGACACTGTTGGGAACTTGGCTGGGGGCAGCCGGACCAGGCGCCGCCGCTAGGGGACAGCAGAGCCCCCGCCCGGGGGTGGCACTGACTCGCTAGGGGCACCAGGGGGCGCTAGAACTGGTAGGGACTGGGggagactgggaggggactgagGGGGGACTGGGAGCGATCCAGCAGGGACTGGGTGGACTGGAGAGGGAACTGGGggagactgggaggggactgagCGGGGACTGGGAGTGATccagcaggggctgggtggACTGGAGGGGGAACTGGGggagactgggaggggactgagGGGGAACTGGGggagactgggaggggactgagGGGGGACTGGGAGTGATccagcaggggctgggtggACTGGAGGGGGAATTGGGggagactgggaggggactggggcaGCTGAGGACTAAAGGGGGATTGAGAAGAActggaggggactgggagggactaaAGGGGACTGAGAAGAGTGTGGAGGgacaggaggcagctggggggactgggagggactgagagaactggagggAACTGGAGGACTGGGGAGGAACTGGGCTGGGACTGAACTTGGAGGACTTGGGGgaactgggaggggactggaagAGACTGGGGTGGGGGAATGTTCAGTTTTATTTAGTGGTTTATTGAGTCTGGGGGCTTGGGGGGGATGGGGGAACCCATTGGGAGACCACTACAAACTGGTTGCACTGGGACTGGGGCAAGGCAGCGAAATTCCGGTGGGTGGAATGAAGGGAACTGGTcgtccccccccaaa encodes the following:
- the AQP6 gene encoding aquaporin-6, whose protein sequence is MLELRSSSFWRAILAEFLGSLLYALMGLGASLRWVPGPPSVLGAALAFGLAQATVVQALGPVSGGHINPAITLAFLMASQLSLLRALGYLLAQLLGALAGAGVLYGLTPAPVRGTLGLTALHPGVGPGQGTVVELLLTAQFVLCVLASFDERQDGRPGSAALPVGFSLALGHIFGIHYTGAGMNPARSFAPAVITRSFANHWVYWAGPLLGAALGSVLYEFVLCPRPRSLAERLAALKGEPPAVTEPPPEPPAEPLELKTQGL